One Streptomyces sp. B21-105 genomic region harbors:
- a CDS encoding TetR/AcrR family transcriptional regulator, translating to MATDTTSSAQPTGLRDAKKQETRQLISDHATRLFIAQGFEQTTIAEIATAARVAKKTVTNYFPRKEDLALDHQDAFIASLAHAVTDRRPGESALAALRRAFADAAAAADPVAGFSGPAFARMIADSPTLSACLRGLHDRREHALAEALAAAVGAPRDDITVRTAAGLLGTVHRILFQRIQDLTLADRPNAEIAETVDAEASLAFDLLEPSLGHYAIV from the coding sequence ATGGCTACCGACACCACATCGTCCGCGCAGCCCACCGGCTTGCGGGACGCCAAGAAGCAGGAGACGAGGCAGCTCATCTCCGACCACGCCACCCGCCTGTTCATCGCGCAGGGCTTCGAACAGACCACCATCGCCGAGATTGCCACCGCCGCCAGGGTTGCCAAGAAGACCGTCACCAACTACTTCCCACGCAAGGAAGACCTGGCCCTGGACCATCAGGACGCCTTCATCGCCTCCCTGGCTCACGCCGTGACCGACCGTCGGCCCGGCGAGTCCGCCCTGGCGGCGCTACGCCGCGCCTTCGCCGACGCCGCGGCGGCCGCGGATCCGGTCGCCGGGTTCTCCGGCCCCGCCTTCGCCCGCATGATCGCCGACAGTCCCACCCTCTCGGCCTGCCTGCGCGGCCTGCACGACCGGCGCGAACATGCCTTGGCCGAGGCTCTCGCTGCGGCTGTCGGCGCACCACGAGACGACATCACCGTCCGCACCGCCGCCGGACTGCTCGGCACCGTCCACCGCATCCTGTTCCAGCGCATCCAAGACCTCACCCTGGCCGACCGCCCCAATGCCGAGATCGCCGAGACCGTCGACGCGGAGGCATCCCTCGCCTTCGACCTGCTCGAACCCTCCCTCGGCCACTACGCCATCGTCTGA
- a CDS encoding SDR family oxidoreductase, whose protein sequence is MTYVIHGATGAQGAPVVSALAATGKSVTALTRNPDAVVPGAQHVVAAGYSSAAGLTDAYRGAEGVFVHLPVASEEDRQTYAHNILTAVREARPDRVVFSTSGFPIDPAIGGAAATLAAGLADSGVSHAVIAPELYLENLLMPHVIGSVREHGVLPYPIRADFPVSWASHLDIADAVVALLDRTDVTGVVSVGQYPAITGPDLAEAFGARLGRDVVFDQITAEEFRTSMAPLIGESAAADIAGAYQAMSAMPGRSITPETSAQKLLGVTPRTTSQWLADIGL, encoded by the coding sequence ATGACCTACGTTATTCACGGCGCCACCGGCGCCCAGGGCGCCCCTGTTGTCTCCGCTCTCGCCGCCACGGGCAAGTCCGTGACCGCTCTGACCCGCAACCCCGACGCCGTCGTGCCCGGCGCGCAGCATGTCGTGGCCGCCGGCTACTCCTCAGCCGCCGGCCTGACCGACGCCTACCGAGGTGCCGAGGGGGTCTTCGTCCACCTGCCGGTGGCCTCGGAAGAGGACCGCCAGACCTACGCGCACAACATCCTCACCGCCGTCCGCGAGGCCCGGCCGGACCGCGTCGTGTTCTCCACCAGCGGCTTCCCCATCGATCCCGCCATCGGCGGTGCCGCCGCGACGCTGGCCGCCGGCCTCGCCGACTCCGGCGTGTCCCACGCGGTCATCGCGCCCGAGCTGTACCTCGAGAACCTGCTCATGCCGCACGTCATCGGCTCGGTCCGCGAGCACGGTGTTCTGCCCTACCCGATCCGGGCCGACTTCCCCGTCTCCTGGGCCTCCCACCTGGACATCGCCGACGCCGTCGTCGCCCTGCTCGACCGCACGGACGTCACCGGCGTGGTCTCCGTCGGCCAGTACCCGGCCATCACGGGGCCGGACCTGGCCGAGGCGTTCGGCGCCCGGCTCGGACGGGACGTGGTCTTCGACCAGATCACCGCCGAGGAGTTCCGTACCTCAATGGCGCCCCTGATCGGCGAGAGCGCCGCCGCTGACATCGCAGGCGCCTACCAGGCGATGAGCGCCATGCCCGGCCGCTCGATCACGCCGGAGACCTCCGCCCAGAAGCTGCTGGGAGTCACCCCCCGGACCACAAGCCAGTGGCTGGCCGACATCGGCCTCTGA
- a CDS encoding aminotransferase class I/II-fold pyridoxal phosphate-dependent enzyme: MTGRLGTPAGSPILEMARRAAEYRAQGRHIVDLTLGEPDFAPPGHVIAAAQEAAGRVLGYSPANGLPELRRAVRHAVQRDRGLEYADAQVAVGCGAKQVIFNAFFATLRPGDEVIVPVPYWASYPDMIRLCGGLPVVVGCPAESGFRLTPQALRAAITELPQGILAERRAIYLRRRDAALAILCQSPRLDTVAPDGAFYLFPRLVTGDDLAVADALLEAGCATVPGSAFGAPDHLRLCFATDITTLQAGCRTVVAVLDEVAS, encoded by the coding sequence GTGACCGGTCGCCTGGGGACGCCTGCTGGATCGCCCATCCTGGAGATGGCCCGCCGCGCGGCCGAGTATCGCGCGCAGGGCCGTCACATCGTCGATCTCACGCTTGGTGAGCCGGATTTCGCCCCGCCCGGCCATGTCATTGCCGCGGCCCAAGAGGCGGCCGGCCGTGTGCTGGGCTACAGCCCCGCCAACGGCCTGCCCGAACTGCGCCGAGCCGTGCGGCACGCGGTTCAGCGGGATCGCGGACTGGAGTACGCGGACGCCCAGGTGGCGGTGGGATGCGGCGCGAAGCAAGTCATCTTCAACGCGTTCTTCGCCACCCTGCGCCCGGGGGACGAGGTGATCGTCCCGGTGCCGTACTGGGCGAGCTACCCCGACATGATCCGCCTGTGCGGCGGGCTGCCGGTGGTCGTCGGCTGCCCGGCCGAGTCTGGCTTCCGCCTCACGCCGCAAGCGCTGCGGGCGGCTATCACCGAACTGCCTCAGGGAATCCTGGCGGAGCGGCGGGCGATCTACCTCCGCCGCCGGGATGCCGCGCTGGCAATCCTGTGCCAGAGCCCGCGCCTGGACACGGTGGCGCCGGACGGCGCGTTCTACCTCTTCCCGCGCCTTGTGACCGGTGACGATCTCGCGGTGGCGGACGCGCTCCTGGAGGCGGGATGCGCAACGGTGCCGGGCAGCGCCTTCGGCGCGCCGGACCATCTGCGGCTCTGCTTCGCCACCGACATCACCACGCTGCAAGCGGGCTGCCGCACCGTCGTCGCCGTCCTTGACGAGGTCGCCTCGTGA
- a CDS encoding TIGR02677 family protein has translation MFRFTTGEKADLNGAVLDAFGVAGEHLEATLGPDAVRERLRLAGWVAAVDDGELHDALARLVKWELLDVVHNHAENYRTAEEYERRNLQYSLTRRGEAALAGVRHALEVLASTGALQTAVLEAIADRLDDLCLLSGEPASADRRIFSTLRELEAHLEALVENTKAFNGELQRLLRAEGADLDVFREVKAATVAYLQEFLVNLDRRGQAVAAAVARVEERGTAVLRERALRGAELPPAAGEDPAAGWLESRRARWAGLRAWFLPDDGARPRIEQLHDIARRAIVSLLQVLERINESRRRSSSAVQDFRELARWFAAAPAEEDLHRLWSAAFGLGPARHAHLAHPDPELIPSSRSWSEAPPVEVSALLRTSGRTERFTRTGRVRDVTAVRAERAERARAERAELARAWQALETDGPVRLSSFGTLDPAVFERLLDLVGRALAARPDTTGSRRATTGDGRVEIALSPPTDERTAVLRTTKGTLAGPDYVVLITAAGGASALPRPGAARREAAG, from the coding sequence ATGTTCCGGTTCACGACAGGTGAGAAGGCCGACCTGAACGGGGCGGTGCTGGACGCCTTCGGCGTGGCCGGCGAGCACCTCGAGGCCACGCTCGGGCCCGACGCGGTACGCGAGCGACTGCGCCTGGCGGGCTGGGTGGCGGCCGTCGACGACGGGGAACTGCACGACGCGCTCGCCCGGCTCGTGAAGTGGGAGCTCCTCGACGTCGTGCACAACCATGCGGAGAACTACCGCACGGCCGAGGAGTACGAGCGGCGCAACCTCCAGTACTCGCTGACCCGCCGAGGCGAGGCGGCTCTCGCCGGAGTGCGGCACGCGCTCGAGGTGCTGGCTTCCACGGGGGCGTTGCAGACGGCCGTGCTGGAGGCCATCGCCGACCGCCTGGACGACCTGTGCCTGCTGTCCGGCGAACCCGCCTCCGCCGATCGGCGGATCTTCAGCACGCTGCGCGAGCTGGAGGCGCACCTGGAAGCCCTGGTGGAGAACACCAAGGCGTTCAACGGCGAACTGCAGCGCCTCCTGCGCGCCGAGGGCGCGGACCTGGACGTGTTCCGTGAGGTCAAGGCCGCCACCGTCGCGTACCTCCAGGAGTTCCTCGTCAACCTCGACCGGCGCGGACAGGCGGTCGCCGCCGCCGTGGCCCGGGTGGAGGAACGGGGGACCGCCGTGCTGCGCGAGCGCGCCCTGCGCGGGGCCGAACTGCCCCCGGCCGCCGGTGAGGACCCCGCGGCCGGCTGGCTGGAGAGCAGGCGGGCGCGCTGGGCGGGCCTGCGGGCGTGGTTCCTGCCGGACGACGGGGCACGGCCCCGGATCGAGCAGCTGCACGACATCGCCCGGCGCGCCATCGTCTCGCTCCTGCAGGTCCTGGAGCGGATCAACGAGTCACGGCGCCGTTCCTCCAGCGCCGTGCAGGACTTCCGGGAGCTGGCGCGCTGGTTCGCCGCGGCCCCGGCGGAGGAGGACCTGCACCGGCTGTGGTCGGCGGCCTTCGGACTCGGCCCGGCGCGCCACGCGCACCTCGCCCACCCTGACCCGGAGTTGATCCCGTCGTCCCGTTCCTGGTCCGAGGCCCCGCCCGTGGAGGTGTCGGCGCTGCTGCGCACCAGCGGACGGACCGAGCGCTTCACCCGCACGGGCAGGGTGCGGGACGTCACGGCGGTCAGGGCCGAGCGCGCGGAGCGGGCCCGCGCGGAGCGGGCGGAACTCGCGCGTGCCTGGCAGGCGTTGGAGACGGACGGCCCCGTGCGCCTGTCCTCCTTCGGCACACTGGATCCCGCCGTCTTCGAGCGGCTGCTCGACCTGGTGGGCCGGGCCCTGGCCGCCCGGCCGGACACGACCGGCTCGCGGCGCGCCACGACCGGGGACGGCCGGGTGGAGATCGCGCTGTCCCCACCTACCGACGAGCGCACCGCCGTACTGCGCACGACGAAGGGCACCCTCGCCGGACCGGACTACGTCGTGCTCATCACAGCGGCCGGCGGAGCGAGCGCCCTCCCACGGCCGGGCGCCGCGCGGCGGGAGGCAGCCGGATGA
- a CDS encoding CGNR zinc finger domain-containing protein codes for MKFEHDNMVGVRLAVSLVNLEAGGSWRAEALEQVLERHAIRRAGVTGSAGEEIRVWSRRLRPVFEAVSQDERCETLNALLADGAGRVYLTTHDGLRPHLHFAPDGKDVQSRVRAVTAGGLAIFAMEAEGRRLGVCALDSCRTAFADTSRNGRRAYCSARCANTDAVRRHRMKRG; via the coding sequence GTGAAGTTTGAGCATGACAACATGGTCGGTGTCCGCCTGGCTGTGTCGCTGGTGAATCTTGAGGCGGGTGGTTCGTGGCGGGCTGAGGCGTTGGAGCAGGTGCTTGAGCGTCATGCGATTCGGCGTGCTGGTGTGACTGGTTCGGCTGGCGAGGAGATCAGGGTGTGGTCGCGGCGCTTGCGGCCCGTTTTCGAGGCCGTCTCCCAGGACGAGCGGTGCGAGACGCTCAATGCCTTGCTCGCCGACGGTGCCGGAAGGGTCTATCTGACTACGCACGACGGGTTGCGGCCGCATCTGCACTTCGCGCCGGACGGCAAGGACGTGCAGAGCCGTGTGCGGGCCGTGACCGCGGGAGGGCTGGCCATCTTCGCCATGGAGGCGGAGGGCCGGCGGCTGGGGGTGTGCGCGTTGGATTCGTGCCGGACGGCTTTCGCCGACACCAGCCGCAATGGTCGCCGCGCCTACTGCAGTGCTCGCTGCGCCAACACTGATGCGGTCCGCCGCCACCGTATGAAGCGGGGCTGA
- a CDS encoding nuclear transport factor 2 family protein, which translates to MTTANLDLARAYFQAVQTGDMAALGSLLDEEIVWHQPGANQFSGDHKGQGAVFQMLGSMMEASQGTFAIGKIHSLMGNGDLVAATIHFTGRRGDASMTMDGVDLLRIQNGRITEMWLFSGDQNAEDAFWGR; encoded by the coding sequence GTGACCACTGCCAACCTCGACCTGGCCCGCGCCTACTTCCAGGCCGTGCAGACCGGAGACATGGCTGCCCTCGGCAGCCTCCTCGACGAGGAGATCGTCTGGCACCAGCCTGGCGCCAACCAGTTCTCGGGCGACCACAAGGGCCAGGGCGCCGTCTTCCAGATGCTTGGCTCCATGATGGAGGCCAGTCAGGGCACCTTCGCCATCGGCAAGATCCACTCGCTCATGGGCAACGGTGACCTGGTCGCCGCCACCATCCACTTCACCGGCCGCCGCGGTGACGCGTCCATGACCATGGACGGCGTGGATCTCCTGCGCATCCAGAACGGCAGGATCACCGAGATGTGGCTCTTCTCCGGCGACCAGAACGCCGAAGACGCCTTCTGGGGCCGCTGA
- a CDS encoding MBL fold metallo-hydrolase translates to MSGASATSEKIPVRVYGGPTALIEYGGLRFVTDPTFDPPGEYPMPLPGNHRLVKTDSSPVTAADLGPIDAVLLSHDEHDDNLDNAGRALLAEVPVVFTTDSGAGRLGGNVRGLAFWQTAELKRPDGGTVAVTGVPARHGPVGCEPITGDVIGFMLTSDDLPSVYVSGDNAALEHVKEIAEKFAPVDTAILFLGGARMPFAFDGALLTLDSALGAEAAKTLGARRVVPAHYDSWAHFQEGRAEIEAAFTEAGLADRLDFAR, encoded by the coding sequence ATGTCCGGCGCCAGCGCCACCAGCGAAAAAATCCCCGTCCGCGTCTACGGCGGCCCCACCGCCCTGATCGAGTACGGCGGACTCAGGTTCGTCACCGACCCCACCTTCGACCCGCCCGGCGAATACCCCATGCCCCTCCCGGGCAACCACAGGCTGGTCAAGACCGACTCCTCGCCGGTCACCGCCGCCGACCTCGGCCCCATCGATGCCGTCCTCCTCTCCCACGACGAGCACGACGACAACCTCGACAACGCCGGCCGTGCCCTGCTGGCTGAGGTGCCGGTCGTCTTCACCACCGACAGCGGCGCCGGCCGCCTGGGCGGCAACGTTCGCGGCCTCGCCTTCTGGCAGACCGCCGAGCTCAAGCGGCCCGACGGCGGCACCGTGGCCGTTACCGGCGTGCCTGCCCGACACGGCCCCGTGGGCTGCGAGCCGATCACCGGTGACGTCATCGGCTTCATGCTCACCTCCGACGACCTTCCCTCGGTCTACGTAAGCGGCGACAACGCCGCCCTGGAGCACGTCAAGGAGATCGCCGAAAAGTTCGCACCCGTCGACACCGCGATCCTCTTCCTCGGCGGCGCCCGGATGCCGTTCGCCTTCGACGGCGCACTGCTCACCCTCGACAGCGCCCTGGGCGCCGAGGCGGCCAAGACGCTCGGCGCCCGACGCGTCGTCCCCGCGCACTACGACAGCTGGGCCCACTTCCAGGAAGGCCGCGCCGAGATCGAGGCTGCCTTCACCGAGGCCGGCCTCGCCGACCGTCTCGACTTCGCCCGATGA
- a CDS encoding AEC family transporter, whose translation MTALTLKALIPVVLLIGLGFVVKRWMIQGESFWAGAESLGYRVLLPALFLHGLATADTHGLPVRTLTAVLVASTVVVAALVVALRPLMRLPGDGFTSVFQGSIRFNNYIGVTIASGLYGTQGVAMAAVCNAAIVPTVNVLCVLVFAWFGGARLSLTGIARQLVTNPLILACVAGGLLQSLNLGLPPGIEPALQSLGAASMPLGLLCIGAALRFGQARAWTGPILTSSTMKFVLMPAVTFLLAQPLGLGASALVVAVLFQALPTASSSYIMARQLGGDAPMMAGITATQTLMGIAAVPLVTALLPT comes from the coding sequence GTGACCGCGCTGACACTCAAGGCCCTGATACCGGTCGTCCTGCTGATCGGGCTCGGCTTTGTCGTCAAGCGGTGGATGATCCAGGGCGAGAGCTTCTGGGCCGGGGCCGAGAGCCTCGGTTACCGGGTGCTGTTGCCGGCACTGTTCCTGCACGGCCTCGCGACGGCGGACACCCATGGCCTTCCGGTGAGAACCCTGACAGCCGTCCTGGTCGCTTCCACCGTGGTGGTCGCCGCGCTGGTCGTCGCCCTGAGGCCCCTGATGCGGCTGCCCGGCGACGGCTTCACCTCGGTCTTCCAGGGCAGCATCCGATTCAACAACTACATCGGCGTGACCATCGCCTCCGGCCTGTACGGCACGCAGGGCGTGGCCATGGCCGCGGTCTGCAACGCGGCGATCGTGCCCACGGTCAACGTGCTGTGCGTGCTGGTCTTCGCCTGGTTCGGCGGCGCCCGCCTGAGCCTGACGGGCATCGCCCGGCAACTGGTGACCAACCCGCTCATCCTCGCCTGCGTGGCAGGCGGCCTGCTCCAGTCCCTGAACCTGGGTCTGCCACCGGGCATCGAGCCAGCACTGCAGTCGCTGGGAGCGGCTTCGATGCCGCTGGGGCTGCTGTGCATCGGCGCCGCCCTGCGCTTTGGCCAGGCACGCGCATGGACGGGCCCGATCCTCACGTCCTCGACCATGAAGTTCGTCCTTATGCCGGCCGTGACCTTCCTGCTGGCCCAGCCACTTGGCCTCGGGGCGTCGGCACTGGTCGTCGCCGTGCTCTTCCAGGCCCTGCCCACGGCATCGTCGTCGTACATCATGGCCCGACAGCTCGGCGGGGACGCACCGATGATGGCCGGCATCACCGCAACACAGACCCTCATGGGCATCGCCGCCGTCCCGCTCGTCACGGCCCTCCTCCCCACCTGA
- a CDS encoding PPOX class F420-dependent oxidoreductase produces the protein MRKMTDEQWRAFVTHGTRTGKLSTVRSDGSPHVTPVWFLLDGDDIVLTTEKDGVKGRNLARDGRFALCVDDDRPPYAFVILQGRAETSANLDEMLHWGGLLGARYMGEDRTQEYAARNGGPGNLLVRAHIDKVIAFNGIAD, from the coding sequence ATGCGGAAGATGACCGACGAGCAGTGGCGGGCGTTCGTCACGCACGGCACCCGCACCGGCAAGCTGTCGACCGTCCGGAGCGACGGCAGCCCGCACGTCACCCCGGTCTGGTTCCTCCTCGACGGCGACGACATTGTGCTCACCACCGAGAAGGACGGCGTCAAGGGCCGCAACCTCGCCCGCGACGGGCGCTTCGCCCTCTGCGTCGACGACGACCGCCCCCCGTACGCGTTCGTCATCCTCCAAGGGCGCGCGGAGACCTCCGCGAACCTCGACGAGATGCTGCACTGGGGCGGCCTCCTCGGCGCCCGCTACATGGGCGAAGACCGCACCCAGGAGTACGCCGCCCGCAACGGCGGCCCCGGCAACCTTCTCGTCCGCGCCCACATCGACAAAGTCATCGCTTTCAACGGCATCGCCGACTGA
- a CDS encoding MarR family winged helix-turn-helix transcriptional regulator, producing MQHIRYISAAIACNEHLKLLYRELVSLEIELWDGIEGRLRAEYDLALTSFEVLHLLLRRPGRRIQDIAEEFSITVGGTSKVVDRLEGAGLCGRRANPKDRRSSIVELTPEGRKLAEGALKVFEEELELRIGSVIPEESVREVTAVLSALRAAGRALDAERKAAGRTPVPAARAPKQPGRPAS from the coding sequence TTGCAGCACATCCGTTACATATCCGCCGCGATCGCCTGCAATGAGCACCTGAAGCTGCTGTACCGGGAGCTGGTCTCGCTGGAGATCGAGCTGTGGGACGGCATCGAGGGACGATTGAGGGCCGAGTACGACTTGGCGCTGACCTCGTTCGAGGTGTTGCACCTGCTGCTGCGGCGGCCCGGGCGGCGGATCCAGGACATCGCGGAGGAGTTCTCGATCACGGTGGGCGGCACGAGCAAGGTCGTCGACCGCCTTGAGGGGGCGGGCCTGTGTGGGCGGAGGGCCAATCCGAAGGACCGCCGTTCCTCGATCGTGGAGCTGACCCCTGAGGGGCGGAAGCTGGCGGAGGGGGCGCTGAAGGTCTTCGAGGAGGAGCTGGAGTTGCGGATCGGGTCGGTGATTCCCGAGGAGTCCGTGCGGGAGGTGACCGCGGTCCTCAGTGCGCTGCGGGCGGCCGGGCGTGCTCTGGACGCGGAGCGGAAGGCCGCGGGTCGGACGCCGGTGCCGGCCGCGCGGGCGCCGAAGCAGCCCGGCCGGCCGGCCTCGTGA
- a CDS encoding winged helix-turn-helix transcriptional regulator, translating into MTDPCLPECGVARFLTLLNGPWATLIVRELLHGSHRFTQLREALPGISPHTLTSRLRQFERHGIVTRTTYAEIPPRVEYALTPLGEGLREVLEAMGTWATAVPDPESGVTA; encoded by the coding sequence GTGACTGATCCCTGTCTGCCCGAGTGCGGTGTCGCCCGGTTCCTCACGCTGCTCAACGGGCCGTGGGCCACCCTGATCGTGCGCGAACTGCTGCACGGCTCCCACCGGTTCACCCAGTTGCGCGAGGCCCTGCCCGGCATCAGCCCGCACACCCTGACCAGCCGGCTGCGCCAGTTCGAGCGGCACGGCATCGTCACCCGCACGACTTACGCGGAGATTCCGCCGCGGGTCGAGTACGCGCTCACCCCCCTCGGTGAGGGGCTGCGCGAGGTCCTGGAGGCCATGGGGACGTGGGCCACGGCGGTGCCGGATCCCGAGTCCGGCGTCACCGCCTGA
- a CDS encoding VOC family protein, whose amino-acid sequence MQITASTVSLTVNDLAASQRFFITHLGYVEQAAAHGFASLSRDDAAVDVVLLARGTQVLPADQRDQRASGLILAFTVTDVAEEEKRLRAAGVEITMPLREEPWGERLFQVTDPNGVIVQFVEWATPTGIEHA is encoded by the coding sequence TTGCAGATCACCGCGTCAACCGTCTCGCTCACCGTCAACGACCTTGCCGCGTCCCAGCGGTTCTTCATCACCCACCTCGGCTACGTCGAGCAGGCCGCCGCCCACGGATTCGCCTCCCTGTCGCGCGACGACGCCGCGGTGGACGTCGTCCTGCTCGCACGCGGCACCCAGGTGTTGCCGGCCGACCAGCGCGACCAGCGCGCCTCCGGCCTGATCCTCGCCTTCACCGTCACCGACGTCGCCGAAGAGGAGAAGCGGCTGCGCGCCGCGGGCGTCGAGATCACCATGCCGCTGCGCGAGGAGCCCTGGGGAGAGCGCCTCTTCCAGGTCACCGACCCCAACGGCGTGATCGTCCAGTTCGTCGAGTGGGCGACCCCGACCGGAATCGAGCACGCCTGA
- a CDS encoding VOC family protein, which translates to MTVPAFNSVAWFEFGTDQPEKVKEFYGGLFDWKYALNTNTPGVTYHSVMTPGAGQPTGGVWESEGNFPNYAIFYVLVQDVAATVERARELGATVLMEPVSDSAGLTFARLEDTAGNHFGVFSAPAP; encoded by the coding sequence ATGACCGTTCCCGCCTTCAACTCGGTCGCCTGGTTCGAGTTCGGCACCGACCAGCCCGAGAAGGTCAAGGAGTTCTACGGCGGGCTCTTCGACTGGAAGTACGCCCTCAACACCAACACCCCCGGCGTGACGTACCACTCCGTGATGACGCCGGGCGCCGGGCAGCCGACCGGCGGCGTGTGGGAGTCGGAGGGCAATTTTCCCAACTACGCGATCTTCTACGTCCTGGTCCAGGACGTCGCCGCGACCGTCGAGCGCGCCCGGGAACTCGGCGCCACGGTCCTCATGGAGCCTGTCTCCGACTCGGCGGGCCTCACCTTCGCCCGGCTGGAGGACACCGCCGGCAACCACTTCGGCGTCTTCTCCGCACCCGCCCCGTAA
- a CDS encoding serine/threonine-protein kinase codes for MHIAPLSPDDPCELGGYELLGRIGQGGMGQVYLGESPGGEPAAVKVIKPSVVDSETRTRFAQEVEILKTIWGARIAALLDADPDAERPWLATEYVEGLDLSRHVAAHGPLPALLTAALGATLAEALAGVHRQGLLHRDLKPANVLLGPNGPKVIDFGLAVFAESSVSLTAPHMVVGTPSCMPPEQANGEKPLTPAVDVYALGAVLLFAASGHAPYRADNIHLLFHQVVDPACAPDLSGTPDELVPLLTAMLAQRPQDRPDLAEVVRRCRALIEAQGLKVAQARRRLTTYTAAPTHVLDDLLAVGRASGAEPRTGAGTVGTPLASPPAEREREAADPRPARRRQGGFPAGHELPSVPAPAEPPADPRLLLHRVDDTPSAPPSADARADSAPAARARAEADGPVRDPAGARSAAPLSPRRTSGRGAADRPSPRTSAQARITARRLREAYAASTPF; via the coding sequence GTGCACATCGCGCCCCTCAGCCCCGACGACCCTTGCGAACTGGGCGGATACGAACTGCTCGGCCGGATCGGGCAGGGCGGGATGGGGCAGGTGTACCTGGGCGAGTCGCCTGGCGGGGAACCGGCCGCCGTGAAGGTGATCAAGCCGTCCGTGGTCGACTCCGAGACGCGGACGCGGTTCGCGCAGGAAGTGGAGATTCTCAAGACGATCTGGGGCGCCCGGATCGCCGCCCTCCTGGACGCCGACCCGGACGCCGAGCGCCCCTGGCTGGCCACCGAGTACGTCGAGGGTCTCGACCTGAGCCGCCACGTGGCCGCCCACGGCCCGCTCCCCGCACTGCTGACGGCGGCGCTGGGCGCGACGCTGGCCGAGGCCCTGGCCGGCGTGCACCGTCAGGGTCTGCTGCACCGTGACCTGAAGCCGGCCAACGTGCTGCTCGGCCCGAACGGCCCGAAGGTGATCGACTTCGGGCTCGCGGTGTTCGCGGAGTCGAGTGTGTCGCTGACCGCGCCGCACATGGTCGTCGGCACCCCCTCCTGCATGCCGCCCGAGCAGGCCAACGGCGAGAAGCCCCTGACGCCCGCGGTCGACGTGTACGCGCTGGGCGCCGTCCTGCTGTTCGCCGCCTCGGGCCATGCGCCCTACCGCGCGGACAACATCCACCTTCTCTTCCACCAGGTCGTCGACCCCGCGTGCGCACCGGATCTGTCCGGGACCCCGGACGAGCTGGTACCGCTGCTCACCGCCATGCTGGCCCAGCGTCCGCAGGACCGGCCGGACCTCGCCGAGGTCGTCCGGCGGTGCCGCGCGCTGATCGAGGCGCAGGGGCTGAAGGTCGCCCAGGCACGTCGCAGACTCACCACGTACACCGCCGCTCCCACCCATGTCCTGGACGACCTCCTCGCCGTCGGCCGTGCCTCCGGGGCGGAGCCGCGCACAGGGGCCGGGACGGTCGGGACTCCCCTCGCGTCTCCCCCTGCCGAGCGGGAACGGGAGGCGGCGGACCCCCGGCCGGCTCGGCGACGGCAGGGCGGTTTCCCGGCTGGTCACGAGCTGCCGTCGGTGCCCGCTCCGGCGGAGCCGCCCGCCGATCCCCGTCTTCTGCTCCATCGTGTCGACGACACCCCTTCGGCCCCGCCGTCCGCCGACGCCCGCGCCGACTCCGCGCCCGCCGCCCGCGCGCGGGCCGAGGCCGACGGTCCGGTCCGGGACCCGGCCGGCGCGCGGTCCGCCGCTCCGTTGTCCCCGCGCCGCACGTCCGGGCGCGGCGCGGCGGACCGGCCCTCCCCGCGGACTTCGGCGCAGGCCCGGATCACCGCTCGGCGGCT